TTGACGCTCATTGGAAATCATTCAAATTCCTCCCTCTTTAGTTCGATTTCTCTTTTGCCCTGTCTTCGGGTTAACACTCTTAAGGAGTTAGGTTGAACTTGAATAGTTAAAGGTGTATGGCCAATAAACTCACCATCTGCATGAACAAATAATTTCGAAGAAGAATGGATAGAAATAGCTCTTCCTTTAAACATTTTTACTTCTTTAAAATGGGTATGTTTCCCCCAAAATACGCTTAAAAAAACAAACAGAAGCTTTATTTTTGACAAAAGGTGGACAACTGTTACATCTAATAAACCATCATCAGGGATTGCACTTGGTGAGATCTTCATGCCACCACCATAAAAAGGCTGATTGGAAACTGTTACAAACCACGTTTGTTCAAATATATGCTTTTTTCCATCAATCATTAAAGAAATTGTTGAACAATCATATGTGAAAAGTTTTTTTAAAAGAATAAATGCGTATACAAGCCTTCCAAGTGAAAGTTTGTTTAACAAACTCTTCATATTAGATTGATTAACCTCATACGAAATAAGAGCATCAAATCCTGCCCCCATATTATTTACAAAATAATGCTCTTCATGGCTATTAAGAGTGATTTTCCCGGTATCAATAAAAGGGGAATCATTCTTCATGAGTCTATAAATGACTTGTAATGCTTCAATAGGGTCTGCGGGAATTTGAAACCCTCTTGAAAAATCATTTCCCGATCCACCTGGAATAAATCCAAGTGTTATGTCGTTATTATTTATGATTCCATTCATTACTTCATGCAGTGTACCATCTCCACCTACTGCAATAATGATATTGACTTCACGGCTTTTCATTGCAATTTGAGCAGAGAGTTTTTGGGCATGCCCTGGATATTCCGTAAAAAGGGCAAAATAATGAAGTCCCATCTCCTTTAATTTCAATTCAATTGACTGCCAAATTTTTAAACAGTAGCCATCTCTCGCTTTAGGGTTGATAATAAAATAAATTTTTCTCATTTGAACCTACCCTTATCTTGAAAATAGTTCATTTAGCTTTCTTCTGAAGAATCCCATTCTAATCTTCTGATACTAGTTGTCTGGCAGTATTGTAGTAAGCTCTCAGCACATTTGAGTTGGATATGCTTAAGTGGCGATTTAAGGGATCTCATCGACTGAAACCATTGCTCAAAGTTTCTCCCCTCCGCAAACTTCACATCAAAAGGGGCACTTGGATAATCAATATATCCATTTCTGCTTATTATTAATTTATGTATCGGTATTTCAATTTCATGCAATTTAAAGATATTTCGAATGATTCTCTCAGAACGATTCAATGAAAGAAGAGGATTCAGAACTTTCTTTTCTTCATTTTGGTTTCGCTTTAGCCAAAATCGATCGTTCGAACCAACAAAAACAGCTGAATTTTCCTCTTCCATAAATGTAATGCACCATACATCGGTTGGTGAAATCAAGATTACCTCTACTTCCACCGGCGCCTTTTTTAAAAGAAAAATAGGATGATAAAGCACCAAAAAAGTATCTGGAAACCGTTGCAGAAAAAACTTTAATTTTTCTTCAAAATAAAACTTAGTATGAAAATTTGATTTTTCTGTTAAGGTTGAGCTTGCCCATTTCAATTGAAATCGATAAAGTTGATCTAGAAATTGCCGCTTTAATTCATCAACATTCTCCGGCTTATGCTCAAATGAAGCTGAAAATTGCAAGGGATCTTCCAAACTTTTAATGATTTCTTCCTGTTCTTTTACTGATTGATTCTCAATTTGGTTGTTGCGAAATAACCCTTTTATTTTTTGAAAAAAAAGTGGTTTTTCTGTATCTTCCTCTATCCATCCCGAAGATGAAGGCAAAAGTAAGTTGGAAGCATCAAGTCCTTCATTCTCCCAATTTTCCTTTGTTCGCTCCCATTGTTGTTTTTTCAACCTGACATACCGAGAGGGATAGGTATATATATTCTGTTCATAGCGTGAAACATAATCCTGTAGTTTAATTAGCTGTCCCATTTTTTATTGTCCTACCTTTTTATTGATGTTTTATTCTAAAAGAATGATACTTTTTGCTTCATATTTAGGCGTCTCGTTAAGATGTGTTTGAAATAAGACAATATTTGTTGCTTCAAATACAAGCGGTTCTAACTGAAGTTCATTCCATATTTCAAGGAATTTGGTTTGAAACGGCTCGTTACCTTTCCACTTTCTTGCAATCGTAATATGGGAGCGAAATGGTCTTGTTTCCAGTTTGAAACCTGCATCAACACAAGCGGAAAATACCTTCGTTCTTAATTCTTGTAATTCATTGCTTTCTACAGTATCGGCAAAAAAGATTCGCGGTGAATCCTCTTTTCCAAAAATCCCGAGCTTCTGAATTTGCAATTTTAATGGTTTTGAACCTCGAACTATCTCTTTCACATTTTTTTCAGCCATTTTTATTTTTTCAGTTGGAGCACTCCCAAGAAAAGCTAATGTTATATGCAAATCTTCATAATGCACCCACCGACTAAATGGGATCCTTTTATTTAACTGCTCCAAATATTTTTTCATTATTACTTTTGTTTCTACTGGAATACTTACTGCAAAGAAAAAATGTGTTTGATGATCCACTCTTCCGTCATCCTCTCTTTAATTTTAGACTATTT
The Neobacillus sp. PS3-40 genome window above contains:
- a CDS encoding diacylglycerol kinase family lipid kinase, which gives rise to MRKIYFIINPKARDGYCLKIWQSIELKLKEMGLHYFALFTEYPGHAQKLSAQIAMKSREVNIIIAVGGDGTLHEVMNGIINNNDITLGFIPGGSGNDFSRGFQIPADPIEALQVIYRLMKNDSPFIDTGKITLNSHEEHYFVNNMGAGFDALISYEVNQSNMKSLLNKLSLGRLVYAFILLKKLFTYDCSTISLMIDGKKHIFEQTWFVTVSNQPFYGGGMKISPSAIPDDGLLDVTVVHLLSKIKLLFVFLSVFWGKHTHFKEVKMFKGRAISIHSSSKLFVHADGEFIGHTPLTIQVQPNSLRVLTRRQGKREIELKREEFE
- a CDS encoding nuclease-related domain-containing protein, with the translated sequence MGQLIKLQDYVSRYEQNIYTYPSRYVRLKKQQWERTKENWENEGLDASNLLLPSSSGWIEEDTEKPLFFQKIKGLFRNNQIENQSVKEQEEIIKSLEDPLQFSASFEHKPENVDELKRQFLDQLYRFQLKWASSTLTEKSNFHTKFYFEEKLKFFLQRFPDTFLVLYHPIFLLKKAPVEVEVILISPTDVWCITFMEEENSAVFVGSNDRFWLKRNQNEEKKVLNPLLSLNRSERIIRNIFKLHEIEIPIHKLIISRNGYIDYPSAPFDVKFAEGRNFEQWFQSMRSLKSPLKHIQLKCAESLLQYCQTTSIRRLEWDSSEES
- the thpR gene encoding RNA 2',3'-cyclic phosphodiesterase translates to MDHQTHFFFAVSIPVETKVIMKKYLEQLNKRIPFSRWVHYEDLHITLAFLGSAPTEKIKMAEKNVKEIVRGSKPLKLQIQKLGIFGKEDSPRIFFADTVESNELQELRTKVFSACVDAGFKLETRPFRSHITIARKWKGNEPFQTKFLEIWNELQLEPLVFEATNIVLFQTHLNETPKYEAKSIILLE